The following are from one region of the Nostoc cf. commune SO-36 genome:
- a CDS encoding type II toxin-antitoxin system HicB family antitoxin, which yields MSKLKYQMILQWSDEDDCFLIGFSDFPGQRWRTHGYTYELAVTNGIEALESLIIAYEALGDLLPEPRVSRVH from the coding sequence ATGAGTAAGCTTAAGTACCAAATGATTCTTCAATGGTCTGATGAAGATGATTGCTTCTTAATAGGATTCTCCGATTTTCCAGGACAACGTTGGCGGACTCATGGGTATACTTATGAGTTAGCTGTGACAAATGGAATTGAAGCTTTAGAGTCTCTCATTATTGCTTACGAAGCTCTAGGTGATCTACTTCCAGAACCAAGAGTAAGTAGAGTGCATTAA
- a CDS encoding SRPBCC family protein, with protein sequence MSDWLEHTVQVEVEAPIDLVWSLWADLEQMPRWMKWIDSVKIPPENPDISLWKLKTGSLEFTWKSRILKVIPNQIIQWESVDGLPNQGAIRFYDRHGSTIVKMTISYAIPGIIGKIMDNLFLGRVVESTIQADLERFKEYALNVKAN encoded by the coding sequence ATGTCAGATTGGTTAGAGCATACTGTACAGGTAGAAGTAGAGGCTCCCATAGATTTAGTATGGAGCCTCTGGGCTGATTTAGAGCAAATGCCCCGGTGGATGAAGTGGATTGATTCGGTAAAAATTCCGCCAGAGAATCCAGATATATCTCTCTGGAAACTGAAGACAGGCAGTCTAGAATTTACTTGGAAATCCCGAATTCTCAAAGTTATTCCCAACCAAATTATCCAATGGGAATCGGTTGATGGTTTGCCGAACCAGGGAGCGATTCGCTTTTACGATCGCCACGGTAGTACTATTGTCAAAATGACCATTTCTTATGCTATCCCCGGCATTATTGGCAAAATTATGGATAACTTATTTTTGGGGCGGGTGGTTGAATCGACAATTCAAGCTGATTTGGAAAGGTTTAAAGAATACGCGCTGAATGTTAAAGCTAATTGA
- the zds gene encoding 9,9'-di-cis-zeta-carotene desaturase, whose amino-acid sequence MRVAIVGAGLAGLATAVDLADAGCEVEIFESRPFVGGKVGSWVDGDGNHLEMGLHVFFGCYYQLFDLMKKVGVLENLRLKEHTHTFINKGGRTGGLDFRFITGAPFNGLKAFFTTSQLSLQDKLQNAIALGTSPIVRGLVDFNGAMKTIRNLDKVSFADWFRSHGGSNGSIKRLWNPIAYALGFIDCENMSARCMLTIFQLFAVRTEASVLRMLEGSPSEYLHKPILEYLEARGTKVYTRRQVREIQFTSDEQTRVTGIVVAQGDALETITADAYVFACDVPGIQRILPHEWRKWSEFDNIYKLDAVPVATVQLRFDGWVTELNDGEQRKQLLHAAGIDNLLYTADADFSCFADLALTSPADYYRPGEGSLLQLVLTPGDPFIAQSNEAIAQHVLKQVHELFPSSRELNMTWYSVVKLAQSLYREAPGMDAYRPNQKTPVDNFFLAGSYTQQDYIDSMEGATISGRRAAKVILESLKR is encoded by the coding sequence ATGCGCGTTGCAATCGTAGGTGCGGGACTGGCTGGGCTAGCAACCGCAGTAGATCTAGCTGATGCTGGTTGTGAAGTAGAGATTTTTGAGTCTCGTCCGTTTGTGGGTGGTAAAGTTGGCAGTTGGGTTGATGGAGATGGCAACCATTTAGAAATGGGGTTGCATGTATTTTTCGGCTGCTACTACCAACTATTTGATTTGATGAAGAAAGTGGGGGTGTTAGAAAACTTACGCCTCAAGGAACATACCCACACTTTCATTAACAAAGGGGGGCGCACTGGTGGTTTAGATTTTCGTTTTATTACAGGTGCGCCTTTCAATGGCTTAAAGGCATTTTTCACTACTTCCCAACTATCGTTGCAGGATAAACTGCAAAATGCGATCGCTCTGGGTACTAGTCCCATAGTTCGCGGATTGGTAGACTTTAACGGGGCGATGAAAACCATCCGCAACTTAGATAAAGTTAGCTTTGCCGACTGGTTCCGCAGTCATGGTGGGAGTAATGGCAGCATTAAACGCTTATGGAATCCCATTGCCTACGCATTGGGATTTATTGATTGCGAAAATATGTCTGCCCGTTGTATGTTAACGATATTCCAGTTATTTGCAGTTAGAACTGAAGCTTCAGTTTTGCGGATGCTGGAAGGTTCTCCATCTGAATATTTACACAAGCCCATTCTGGAATATTTAGAAGCCAGAGGCACCAAAGTTTACACGCGTCGGCAAGTTCGAGAAATTCAATTTACATCAGACGAACAAACCCGCGTCACTGGTATAGTAGTTGCCCAAGGTGATGCATTAGAAACTATCACTGCTGATGCTTATGTCTTTGCCTGTGATGTTCCAGGAATTCAACGCATCCTACCCCACGAGTGGCGTAAGTGGTCAGAATTTGACAATATTTACAAACTGGATGCAGTGCCAGTGGCAACAGTACAGTTACGCTTCGATGGTTGGGTAACAGAACTCAACGATGGAGAGCAACGTAAACAGCTTTTGCACGCGGCGGGAATCGATAATTTACTTTACACAGCCGATGCGGACTTTTCGTGTTTTGCTGATTTGGCGTTGACTAGCCCTGCTGATTATTATCGCCCAGGAGAGGGGTCGTTGTTACAGCTTGTGCTGACACCGGGAGATCCGTTTATTGCCCAAAGTAATGAAGCGATCGCACAGCATGTCCTCAAGCAAGTCCATGAACTATTTCCCTCGTCGCGGGAGCTAAATATGACTTGGTACAGCGTGGTAAAACTTGCTCAGTCGCTCTATCGAGAAGCGCCAGGGATGGATGCGTACCGTCCCAACCAGAAAACACCAGTAGATAATTTCTTCCTTGCAGGCAGCTATACACAGCAAGATTACATCGACAGCATGGAAGGTGCAACTATTTCTGGGCGGCGGGCGGCAAAAGTGATTTTGGAGAGTTTGAAGAGATAA
- a CDS encoding ribbon-helix-helix domain-containing protein, producing the protein MIMTNKKWAVKRITVNLATQEAEKLEKYCQQTGRPATDVIRELIRSLPVSDDSKDANK; encoded by the coding sequence ATGATAATGACAAATAAAAAATGGGCCGTAAAACGTATAACAGTAAATCTCGCAACACAGGAAGCGGAAAAACTAGAAAAATATTGCCAACAAACAGGTAGACCGGCAACCGACGTGATTCGGGAACTGATTAGAAGTTTGCCTGTCTCCGACGACAGTAAAGATGCAAATAAGTAA